The Xenopus laevis strain J_2021 chromosome 7S, Xenopus_laevis_v10.1, whole genome shotgun sequence genome includes a window with the following:
- the znf229.S gene encoding zinc finger protein 2 encodes MTFIMFNTSEVDEKDDTFKTCLTDTMESSEPLPSSPNCPLALSTSVQNLHDGMAMKLGNLQKLDVPDIPTLKVKEEFGEVKYYPESPAPGKELKCGLCFETFQYVSEFMFHDQIHRATNCFECQLCGRQFQSTSNLKDHYNVHTGERPYKCELCAKAFTQSSSLLTHKRTHSMENPYKCEVCGRLFRDASNFVKHRRLHSQAQQLGRQTHAASQIISEKPHQCSYCEKSFKRSSDLKDHERVHTGERPYRCRLCQKSFTQSSVLTGHMRIHTGERPFHCDICGKTFNNSSNFKKHQRTHSVQDMLANVSRDTRFSHYKQPLRSKNGIGYSKDINAISYGKEISVNHTRTLNLNEEDCKLALEKNTSQENGAVIDDLDGLSSPCTGVTDLTNHRDDNISEAKETEKTVIFHSDEVIAIDDTDDKEDLGAEFETKDVVPKVNFDNLILPKLPIYNYIKHSTYHKMDLNPQVVGEQTSLQSQDKDLKESRNGSTSDLSKDLQVCQPEKQSPGMEEQQQSEVISDVSSTSDLGESENLLIERTMECWNQNIDDTIDQDDDNDLLFLEMESKPYICFVCSKRFKRATDLKEHLRVHTGERPFVCQVCGKGFTQSSALSSHQRIHTGEKPFQCDICYKRFNNSSNFSKHKRVHTGERPHTCPLCGKSFQEKRRVKRHMRAVHQIQE; translated from the coding sequence ATGACCTTTATAATGTTTAATACTTCAGAAGTTGATGAAAAAGATGATACATTTAAGACATGCCTCACAGACACTATGGAATCCTCAGAGCCTTTACCCTCTAGTCCAAATTGCCCTTTGGCATTAAGCACCTCTGTGCAGAATCTTCATGATGGCATGGCCATGAAGCTCGGAAACTTGCAAAAACTTGATGTGCCTGATATCCCAACACTAAAAGTTAAGGAGGAATTTGGAGAAGTAAAATATTATCCTGAATCACCTGCCCCTGGAAAGGAACTTAAGTGTGGCCTCTGTTTTGAGACATTTCAGTATGTATCAGAGTTTATGTTTCACGATCAAATTCATAGAGCCACTAACTGCTTTGAATGCCAACTCTGTGGACGGCAGTTCCAAAGCACCTCCAACTTAAAGGACCATTACAATGTACACACAGGTGAACGCCCCTACAAGTGTGAATTGTGTGCCAAAGCTTTTACTCAGTCTTCCTCTTTATTAACTCATAAGCGCACTCACTCCATGGAAAACCCCTACAAGTGTGAGGTGTGTGGGAGACTCTTTAGAGACGcctcaaattttgtaaaacatcgACGTCTTCATAGCCAAGCACAGCAATTGGGCAGGCAAACCCATGCAGCAAGCCAAATCATTTCAGAAAAACCACATCAGTGTTCTTATTGTGAGAAATCCTTTAAACGCTCTTCAGATTTAAAGGACCACGAGCGTGTCCACACTGGGGAGCGGCCATATCGATGTAGGCTATGCCAGAAAAGTTTTACTCAGTCTTCTGTGTTAACTGGACACATGCGTATTCATACAGGAGAGAGGCCATTTCACTGTGATATCTGTGGCAAGACCTTTAACAATTCTTCCAACTTTAAAAAACACCAGCGTACACATTCTGTGCAAGATATGTTGGCAAATGTCTCCAGAGATACTAGATTCTCCCATTATAAGCAGCCTTTGAGGAGTAAGAATGGTATTGGATATTCCAAGGATATAAATGCTATCTCATATGGTAAAGAAATAAGTGTAAACCATACCAGAACACTGAACCTGAACGAAGAAGACTGCAAACTCgctttagaaaaaaatacctctCAGGAAAATGGTGCCGTGATCGACGATCTGGATGGGCTATCCTCTCCATGTACTGGAGTGACAGATCTTACAAATCACAGGGATGACAACATTTCTGAAGCTAAAGAAACTGAGAAAACGGTTATTTTTCACAGTGACGAGGTAATAGCCATTGATGATACTGATGATAAAGAGGACTTAGGTGCCGAATTCGAAACCAAAGATGTTGTTCCTAAAGTTAATTTTGACAACCTGATCTTGCCAAAATTgcctatatataactatataaaacaCAGTACTTACCATAAAATGGACTTAAATCCACAGGTTGTTGGGGAGCAAACGTCTCTCCAGTCTCAGGATAAGGATCTCAAGGAATCTAGAAACGGGTCAACATCTGACCTTTCTAAAGACCTTCAAGTATGTCAACCTGAGAAGCAGAGCCCAGGAATGGAAGAACAGCAACAAAGTGAAGTAATTAGTGATGTTAGTAGTACATCAGACTTGGGGGAATCTGAAAACCTGTTGATCGAAAGGACCATGGAATGTTGGAATCAAAATATAGATGACACAATTGATCAGGATGATGACAATGATCTTCTGTTTCTTGAGATGGAGTCCAAGCCGTACATCTGCTTTGTTTGTTCAAAGCGTTTTAAAAGGGcaacagacttaaaggaacaccTGCGTGTACATACAGGTGAAAGGCCATTTGTTTGCCAGGTTTGTGGCAAAGGTTTCACACAGTCCTCTGCCCTTTCCAGTCATCAGCGAATTCATACTGGTGAGAAGCCTTTCCAGTGTGATATTTGCTATAAGAGATTCAACAACTCTTCAAACTTCTCTAAACACAAGCGAGTGCACACAGGAGAGCGCCCACATACCTGCCCTCTGTGCGGCAAAAGTTTTCAGGAAAAGCGGAGAGTAAAGCGGCACATGAGAGCTGTTCACCAGATTCAGGAGTAA